In a genomic window of Constrictibacter sp. MBR-5:
- the rpoC gene encoding DNA-directed RNA polymerase subunit beta', whose protein sequence is MNELMRFFGQAPSPQSFDKIRISVASPERIRSWSYGEIKKPETINYRTFKPERDGLFCARIFGPIKDYECLCGKYKRMKYRGIVCEKCGVEVTLSKVRRERMGHIELASPVAHIWFLKSMPSRIGLMLDMTLRELEKILYFESFVVIEPGLTDLKERQTLTEEEYLQKQEEFGEDAFTAKIGAEAMKDMLGALDIAAERDRLRQELRETTSEAKRKKAVKRLKLIEAFLESGTHPSWMIMEVVPVIPPELRPLVPLDGGRFATSDLNDLYRRVINRNNRLKRLIELRAPDIIIRNEKRMLQEAVDALFDNGRRGRVITGANKRPLKSLSDMLKGKQGRFRQNLLGKRVDYSGRSVIVVGPEMKLHQCGLPKKMALELFKPFIYSKLELYGMASTIKAAKRMVERERPEVWDILEEVIREHPVMLNRAPTLHRLGIQSFEPVLIEGKAIQLHPLVCTAFNADFDGDQMAVHVPLSLEAQLEARVLMMSTNNILSPANGKPIIVPTQDIVLGLYHLSMIREGEKGEGMVFGNLGEVHHALAAGAVHMHAKIRARFIGVDEKGNDKAAVVETTPGRVILSEILPRHPTTGIALVNKVLTKKEIGNLIDIVYRNCGQKETVIFADRLMQTGFTWATRAGISFGKDDMVIPKAKGRLVEAAQNRVKEFEQQYQEGLITQGEKYNKVIDAWSETTDKVADEMMKEIQAEKPGEPINAVYMMAHSGARGSAAQIKQLAGMRGLMAKPSGEIIETPIISNFKEGLSVLEYFNSTHGARKGLADTALKTANSGYLTRRLVDVAQDCIIREEDCGTTNGITTRAVIEGGDVIEPLFERILGRSAAIDIVDPLDEKRVIVKAGALINEEDAERVETAGIDAVKIRSVLTCEAKDGVCAACYGRDLARGTPVNQGEAVGVIAAQSIGEPGTQLTMRTFHIGGAAQRGAEQSSVEAVQDGSIRINNRNVVIDSNGVPVVMNRTTEILLFDNSGRERARHRLPYGAKLLVDEGAQATRGQRLAEWDPYTLPIITEREGIANYVDLVEGVSIREVLDEATGISNRVVTDWRQQTRGADLRPRITLRTDDGEVLQLANGLEARYFMSVDAILSVRDGQKVQAGDVLARIPRESTKTRDITGGLPRVAELFEARKPKDFAIIAEHDGRVEFGKDYKTKRRIILRAVDGTDQSSEYLIPKGRHVAVREGDFVQKGDLLLDGNPVPHDILHVQGVEALANYLTNEIQEVYRLQGVKINDKHIEVIVRQMLQKVEITEPGETTFLIGEQVDRVEFDQVNAKATAEGLRVAEAKPVLQGITKASLQTQSWISAASFQETTRVLTEASVAGKVDTLLGLKENVIVGRLIPAGTGSVMNRLRHVAADRDRVAMAAQPSTPAIEADVGQAAAGE, encoded by the coding sequence ATGAACGAGCTGATGAGGTTTTTCGGGCAGGCCCCGAGCCCGCAGAGCTTCGACAAGATCCGCATCTCGGTCGCCAGTCCGGAGCGCATCCGCTCCTGGTCTTACGGCGAGATCAAGAAGCCGGAGACGATCAACTACCGGACGTTCAAGCCGGAACGGGACGGCCTGTTCTGCGCGCGCATCTTCGGTCCGATCAAGGACTACGAGTGCCTGTGCGGCAAGTACAAGCGCATGAAGTATCGCGGCATCGTCTGCGAGAAGTGCGGCGTCGAGGTCACCCTGTCGAAGGTGCGCCGCGAGCGCATGGGCCATATCGAGCTGGCCTCGCCGGTCGCGCACATCTGGTTCCTGAAGTCGATGCCGAGCCGCATCGGCCTCATGCTCGACATGACGCTGCGTGAGCTCGAGAAGATTCTCTACTTCGAGAGCTTCGTCGTCATCGAGCCCGGCCTGACGGACCTCAAGGAGCGCCAGACGCTCACCGAGGAGGAGTACCTCCAGAAGCAGGAGGAGTTCGGCGAGGACGCCTTCACGGCGAAGATCGGCGCCGAGGCGATGAAGGATATGCTGGGGGCGCTCGATATCGCCGCCGAGCGTGACCGCTTGCGCCAGGAACTGCGCGAGACGACGTCGGAGGCCAAGCGCAAGAAGGCGGTGAAGCGTCTCAAGCTGATCGAGGCCTTCCTCGAGTCCGGTACGCATCCGTCCTGGATGATCATGGAAGTCGTTCCGGTCATCCCGCCGGAACTGCGTCCGCTCGTCCCGCTCGACGGCGGCCGGTTCGCTACGTCCGACCTGAACGATCTCTATCGCCGCGTCATCAACCGGAACAACCGGCTGAAGCGCCTGATCGAGTTGCGCGCGCCCGACATCATCATCCGCAACGAGAAGCGGATGCTGCAGGAAGCGGTCGACGCCCTGTTCGACAACGGCCGGCGTGGCCGCGTCATCACCGGCGCCAACAAGCGTCCACTGAAGTCGCTCAGCGACATGCTGAAGGGCAAGCAGGGCCGGTTCCGTCAGAACCTGCTCGGCAAGCGCGTCGACTATTCCGGCCGTTCCGTCATCGTCGTCGGTCCGGAGATGAAGCTGCACCAGTGCGGGCTGCCGAAGAAGATGGCGCTCGAGCTGTTCAAGCCGTTCATCTACTCGAAGCTCGAACTCTACGGCATGGCGAGCACGATCAAGGCTGCCAAGCGGATGGTCGAGCGCGAGCGGCCGGAGGTGTGGGACATCCTCGAGGAGGTCATCCGCGAGCACCCGGTCATGCTGAACCGGGCGCCGACGCTGCATCGCCTCGGCATCCAGAGCTTCGAGCCGGTCCTGATCGAGGGCAAGGCGATCCAGCTGCATCCGCTGGTCTGCACCGCCTTCAACGCCGACTTCGACGGCGACCAGATGGCGGTCCACGTGCCGCTGTCGCTGGAAGCCCAGCTCGAGGCGCGCGTGCTGATGATGTCGACCAACAACATCCTCAGCCCCGCCAACGGCAAGCCGATCATCGTGCCGACCCAGGACATCGTCCTCGGCCTCTATCACCTTTCGATGATCCGTGAGGGTGAGAAGGGCGAGGGCATGGTCTTCGGCAACCTCGGCGAGGTCCACCACGCCCTGGCGGCCGGCGCCGTCCACATGCACGCGAAGATCCGCGCGCGCTTCATCGGCGTCGACGAGAAGGGCAACGACAAGGCCGCGGTCGTCGAGACGACCCCCGGCCGCGTCATCCTGTCCGAGATCCTGCCGCGGCACCCGACGACCGGCATCGCGCTGGTCAACAAGGTGCTGACCAAGAAGGAAATCGGTAACCTGATCGACATCGTCTACCGCAACTGCGGTCAGAAGGAGACGGTGATCTTCGCCGACCGTCTGATGCAGACCGGCTTCACCTGGGCAACCCGCGCCGGCATCTCGTTCGGCAAGGACGACATGGTCATCCCGAAGGCGAAGGGGCGGCTCGTCGAGGCGGCTCAGAACCGGGTGAAGGAGTTCGAGCAGCAGTACCAGGAAGGCCTGATCACCCAGGGCGAGAAGTACAACAAGGTAATCGACGCCTGGTCGGAGACCACCGACAAGGTCGCCGACGAGATGATGAAGGAGATCCAGGCGGAGAAGCCGGGCGAGCCGATCAACGCCGTCTACATGATGGCGCATTCCGGCGCGCGTGGTTCGGCCGCTCAGATCAAGCAGCTCGCCGGCATGCGCGGCCTCATGGCCAAGCCGTCGGGCGAGATCATCGAGACGCCGATCATCTCGAACTTCAAGGAAGGCCTGTCGGTCCTCGAATACTTCAACTCGACCCACGGTGCCCGTAAGGGCCTCGCCGACACCGCGCTGAAGACGGCCAACTCGGGCTATCTGACGCGCCGCTTGGTCGACGTGGCGCAGGACTGCATCATCCGCGAGGAGGATTGCGGCACCACCAACGGCATCACGACCCGCGCCGTCATCGAGGGCGGTGACGTGATCGAGCCGCTGTTCGAGCGGATCCTCGGGCGCTCTGCCGCGATCGACATCGTCGATCCGCTCGATGAGAAGCGGGTGATCGTCAAGGCCGGCGCGCTGATCAACGAGGAAGACGCGGAGCGTGTGGAGACGGCGGGAATCGATGCGGTGAAGATCCGCTCGGTCCTGACCTGCGAGGCGAAGGACGGCGTCTGCGCCGCGTGCTACGGTCGCGATCTGGCCCGGGGTACCCCGGTCAACCAGGGCGAGGCTGTCGGCGTCATCGCGGCACAGTCGATCGGCGAGCCCGGCACCCAGCTGACGATGCGTACCTTCCACATCGGCGGTGCGGCCCAGCGTGGTGCCGAGCAGTCGAGCGTCGAGGCGGTCCAGGACGGCAGCATCCGTATTAACAACCGCAACGTCGTGATCGACTCCAACGGCGTGCCGGTCGTGATGAACCGGACGACCGAGATCCTGCTGTTCGACAACAGCGGGCGCGAGCGTGCGCGGCATCGCCTGCCGTACGGTGCGAAACTTCTGGTCGACGAGGGCGCGCAGGCGACCCGCGGTCAGCGGCTGGCCGAGTGGGACCCCTACACGCTGCCGATCATCACGGAGCGCGAGGGTATCGCGAACTATGTGGACCTGGTTGAAGGCGTCTCGATCCGGGAGGTTCTGGACGAGGCGACCGGCATCTCCAACCGCGTGGTGACCGACTGGCGACAGCAGACCCGCGGTGCCGACCTGCGGCCGCGGATCACCCTGCGGACGGACGACGGCGAGGTGCTCCAGCTCGCGAACGGTTTGGAGGCGCGCTACTTCATGTCGGTCGACGCGATCCTGTCGGTCCGCGACGGGCAGAAGGTGCAGGCCGGCGACGTCCTCGCCCGTATCCCGCGCGAATCCACCAAGACCCGCGACATCACGGGTGGTCTGCCGCGTGTGGCCGAGCTGTTCGAGGCCCGCAAGCCGAAGGACTTCGCGATCATCGCGGAGCATGACGGACGGGTGGAGTTCGGCAAGGACTACAAGACCAAGCGCCGCATCATCCTCCGCGCGGTCGACGGGACCGATCAGTCGAGCGAGTACCTGATCCCGAAGGGCCGCCACGTCGCGGTGCGCGAGGGCGACTTCGTGCAGAAGGGTGACCTTCTGCTCGACGGCAACCCCGTGCCGCACGACATCCTGCACGTCCAGGGCGTCGAGGCGTTGGCGAACTACCTGACCAACGAGATCCAGGAGGTCTATCGACTCCAGGGCGTGAAGATCAACGACAAGCACATCGAGGTGATCGTTCGCCAGATGCTGCAGAAGGTCGAGATCACCGAGCCTGGCGAGACGACCTTCCTGATCGGCGAGCAGGTGGACCGGGTCGAATTCGACCAGGTGAACGCGAAGGCCACGGCCGAGGGGCTGCGGGTTGCCGAGGCGAAGCCGGTCCTCCAGGGCATCACCAAGGCCAGCCTGCAGACCCAGTCGTGGATCTCGGCCGCCTCCTTCCAGGAGACGACCCGGGTGCTCACCGAGGCGTCGGTGGCCGGAAAGGTCGATACCTTGCTCGGCCTGAAGGAGAACGTCATCGTCGGCCGCCTCATCCCGGCGGGTACCGGCAGCGTCATGAACCGTCTGCGGCACGTCGCCGCCGATCGGGACCGTGTCGCCATGGCCGCACAGCCGTCGACTCCCGCCATCGAGGCGGATGTCGGGCAGGCTGCGGCCGGAGAGTGA
- the rpsL gene encoding 30S ribosomal protein S12, protein MPTISQLIRNARSPQKARNKVPALQACPQKRGVCTRVYTTTPKKPNSALRKVARVRLTNSYEVTSYIPGEGHNLQEHSVVLIRGGRVKDLPGVRYHIIRGTLDTQGVSSRRQRRSKYGAKRPK, encoded by the coding sequence ATGCCGACGATCAGCCAGTTGATCCGGAATGCACGCAGCCCGCAGAAGGCGCGTAACAAGGTGCCGGCCCTTCAGGCCTGCCCCCAGAAGCGTGGCGTCTGCACCCGCGTCTACACCACGACCCCGAAGAAGCCGAACTCGGCGCTCCGAAAGGTTGCGCGCGTGCGGCTGACGAACTCGTACGAGGTGACCAGCTACATCCCGGGCGAGGGCCACAACCTGCAGGAGCACTCCGTGGTGCTCATCCGCGGCGGCCGCGTCAAGGACCTTCCGGGTGTGCGTTACCACATCATCCGCGGCACGCTCGATACGCAGGGCGTGAGCAGTCGGCGCCAGCGCCGTTCGAAGTACGGCGCGAAGCGGCCGAAGTGA